CTATCAGCAGAGACAGGTCTTCTTCAGCGACTATACCAGAGACCTGATTATTCGCTATCTTCAACGAAGGAAGAGAGGGCCACTCATAACGAACAGTCGACGGAAGAGGCTGTCCACGAGGCAGGCGGAGAGGATCGTGCACAGTAATGCCAAATCGGCGGGAGTGCAAATGGTGGTTGGTCACACGAAGGAGGGAAGAGAGATCCGTCTAGTAACCTGCAAGGCCCTGAGGGAAGCGGGCGAAAGGCACACAGATGTTGCAGGAGCCGACAGGGATGCGACAGCCAGGATTGCGGGACACACCGTTCGAACCAAGGAGAAGTACTACAAGAAGGGAAATTTCGAAGAAGACAGACGAATCGTCAGGGAACATCATCCTCTGATGAAGGAAGAAGGGATGGGAGGCCAGAAATGACGAACTCATATGTGAAGTGCGACGAAAACGGGAAGCCAGATAGCTAGGGAGATATGATGTCACGGCACGGCAACAGACAAGGCATCGACAAGGTTGGGAGAAAACCAGGAAGGCCCACAGTTATGGAGTCTAGAGGAGACCCAAAACTCCCTGCAAGAGCCGCAGAACTGCGGTCTCTGGGGCTTTCCTGGTCTCAGATAGCATCTAGACTAGGAGTCGGGAGAACCACTGCTAGACGCCTTGCGTTGATGTGCCAAAAGGACAGCGGCTGCCAGACCAGAGATGACATCATCTCAGATGTGCCACAAACCAACGATAACAACCCGCAAA
Above is a window of Candidatus Thermoplasmatota archaeon DNA encoding:
- a CDS encoding tyrosine-type recombinase/integrase; translation: MKARNRTEARGLTTEECARLCLSPRRLPENATEFQMWKAMRDELLIRLLYETWARVGEQMKADVRDVDLDNCSIIIRHPKGRAIFRLEDEKRVHVDTIYQQRQVFFSDYTRDLIIRYLQRRKRGPLITNSRRKRLSTRQAERIVHSNAKSAGVQMVVGHTKEGREIRLVTCKALREAGERHTDVAGADRDATARIAGHTVRTKEKYYKKGNFEEDRRIVREHHPLMKEEGMGGQK